Part of the Hypomesus transpacificus isolate Combined female unplaced genomic scaffold, fHypTra1 scaffold_156, whole genome shotgun sequence genome, TCACCTACGcgctcacctcctccacacacacacacttcctctctgcCTACTGCtccatgcctctctccctctcagcgcTCCATAACACGTTAGCTTCGCTCCTGCCTGCCTCGTTTGTTTACAAATGTATGCTTATGAGCTCGGGGCCTCTGGAGACGCGTGACCCCTGCGCGCACGCTCTAATTCCTTCCCCGGTGACACGGTGGCTGTGCCTGTCCTGGTTGCACACAGCTAGAAGGATTCTTATCTTCTCCGTTTTAAGGAGAAGGGCTGCTCCTGTTGCacgacagctgtgtgtgtgcttgatagCTCAGAGAGGCATTAACGTCTTACAGAAGGAGTGGACTGCCTGCTGTAGGACACATGTCTTCTCCAGAAGCACACTGTTGACGCTGCCATATCTTAAAGGCTGGAATAGCCAACAGAAAGTACCATGATAGaggaaaaagacacacacacagccactggaTTGCATTCAACTGGCATTACCCGAACCTTCACAGGCAGCAGTCATTTATTGATTAGATTAGGTGCACCTGTGTGCAACAGCACACAGAGGGCAACATCAAGAGCACATTCgagaacacaaatgttatgcaaCAGTTTAACACCCCCACTTTCTCTTATACTCTTGATGTGATTGCaccaaacataaaacacagaaatTTCTCAATCCTGGCTTTAGTTACAGGCTTAGTTAGAATATCTGCCACCATGTCTACTGTTGAACAATATTCAATGGAGACTTTCCCATCACTGATTGCCGATCGAACAAAATGATACTTGATATCAACATGTTTGCATCTTTGTCGACATACAGGATTCTTTGACAATGCAATAGCGCCTTGATTGTCCTCAAAAATCATCACTGGTACATAGTCACATCCATTGTCCATTGCACTCAATAACTGTACAAGATACATGCTTTCCTGGACTGTAGCTGACAGTGCCATATACTCTGCTTCACATGTGGATAAAGCAACTGTACGTTGTTTCTTAGATTTCCAGGAAATAACAGGCCCTGTCTCAGACAAACTAAAACAGTATCCAGTAGTACTTCTCCTATCAATATGATCTGCTGCCCAGTCAGCATCACTATATCCTACAAGTTTGAGATTTACGTCACTTTTTTTGTAACACAATTTCTGGTTTACAGTTCCCTTTAAATACCTCAAGACGTGTTTTGCTGTTATCCAGTGTGGTTCTTTTGGTTCAGATAAGTGTTGTGATAACTTACTGACCACCCAACTCAGATCTGGTCGAGTACATGTCATGAGATAAATCAAACTGCCAACAACTTCTCGATACATCTTTGGATTGACAGGTTCACCTTCATTGTCAaatttcagtttgttttcaCATGGGGTTGATCTTGGTTTGCAGTCGGTCATATCAAACCTCTCCAATATCTTTGTAATATACCTTTTCTGACTCATCTTTACttcaccttctctctgtgtgaagTCAATGCCTAGGAAGTGTTTAAGTTTACCAAGATCTTTCATTTTAAACTTAGCTCCCAACATCTCTTTCACATTTGTGACTGTTTGATTGTCCCTTGCTGCGATGATAAGATCATCGACCCAGATTAGTAATATTACCCTCTCACTTTCAGTTTGTTTACTGTACACACAGTGGTCGGCTGGATTTTGAATAAAACCATTGTCAGTTAGAAAATCATGCAACGTTTTATTCCAATTCCGTCCTGACTGTTTCAGACCATACAGGGATTTGTTAAGTTTACAGACTAGTTCCTCACCTGTCTCTGACTTAACTTTAAATCCTTCAGGCTGTTCCATATACACCTCACAGTCAATAGGTGCATGTAGATATGCAGTTTTAACATCCATCTGATGCAAGTCTAAATCATGTTGTGCTGCTAGCTGCATTAGACTACGCACAGACGTCAAATTAGCAGTTGGAGAAAAGGTTTCATTATAATCAATGCCTGCAACTTGACTATAACCTTTTGCCACATATCTGGCTTTGCATGTTTTTGtctcatttcctgtttcatCTAGATTTTCTTTTACTGTGTAAACCCATCTGCCCCCCACTGCATGTTTACCTTTTGGCAATGTGGTCAGAGTAAAGGTATCATTATCACTCAGAGAATCCATTTCCTCGTTCATAGCTTTAGCCCATAGATCTGAACTTGGTGAGCTCATAGCTTCCTTCAGGGTTTGAGGTACATCATATATAACTCTGTAACAATAATCAATACTGGGTATTTCATGATCGTCATCACATTTTACTTTATAGTCACAGTCTTGATAGTACTTAGGAGCTCTCCTTTGCCTACTTGGATAGCGTGAATTGTGACTACTCTCATCCTCATCTGTAGTGGCATTAGAGTCACAGATCTCTGCATTAGGCTcctgtttgaatgttttgttatttctaCCTCTGGCAGGTTCGTTTTAGCCCTCTCCCTGTAAAGAATATCTTCACTCATGTCAGAATCTGTCTGAGTCTCACCTTCCTTCACACTTTTTGAGATGAACTTCACCAGCCTGTGTTTGAGTACTCTCCCAGTGTCTCTGTAAAAGACTAGATATGCAGGGCTATTTTTGTCATACCCCACAAAAATCCCTTTTTCACATCGTGAGTCTAGctttttcttgttttgtttgtatgCATAGCACACTGACCCAAATGTTGTCATCCTTGAAAGATCAGGCTTTTTCTCCGTCAACATGTAATACGAAGTCTGTCCTGTTCGTCTGGTATAACACCTGTTGCGAATAGCTGCAGCAGTCTGAACTGCATATGTCCACAACTCTTTTGGAAGATTACTCTCAATTAACATGCATCTTGCCATCTCAAAGAGTGTTCTCCAATTTCTTTCAGCTGTCCCATTTTGATGGGGAGAATAAGGAGCTGAAGTCTCATGCCGAATGGCGTTTTTACTCAATAAGGACTGAAACTCTTTAGATGTAAATTCTGTACCATTATCAGATCTCACACATCTGATTTTCCCATGAGGTGCAACATCAGCAATGAATTTCTCTGTAGCTTTAACTGTGTCACTCTTTACTTTTAAGAAATACACAAAAACTGCTCCTGAATAGTCATCAGTAAATGCCAATGCGTACCTGAAGCCATCTTTTGCTGCTGGCTCTATAGGTCCTGACAAATCTGTATGTACAAGTGCAAGTGCTACCTTTGCCCTTTCATCTGGTTCTCGGTTTCTGCTCTGGGCGAATTTACCTTTCATGCAGACTTCACATTTCAGATTAGACACATCAGTTTTACCTTTAATTTTCATCCCCTCTGTGACACTTTCCAACTTTAACACATCATCATAGTTGCAGTGACCTAGAATCTCGTGCCATGTTTGAAGATCGTAACACCCATGACATTCATCAACATCATCACTTTCATGTGTTACGGTGCTTAAATAGTACAGTCTATCATATACCTGAATGTCAAATTTCGTACCGTCTTTATGAATGAGCTCATCTTGTCCCTCCTTGAAGATGACAGTTGCTCCTCAGGCGGTCGCTGCCTTGACTGAGAAGATGTCTTGGGGAAACGATGGGACGTACAATGCCTTGGTCAGCATTGTGTCCACCGCACGTCCTCTGCTGTCCATCAGGCTAACGTTGGCCAAACCTCTCTTCAGTGCGATGCCACTGGTTCTCTCTCCATCAGCCAACTCCAAGATATGCTTCTGCGGCTTAAAACCCGGATCAAAACTCCTGAACTGTGCCATGTCAGTTACAATGTGCGAAGTGGCTCCAGTATCGACCATAAGACCTCTTTTCTTTAGTCCACCAACGGGGGCGTCATCCACCTGGCCCACCTTGAACGCAAACGTGTGGTCCTCCTCATCCACCGCCTGTTTCACATTGTCTCGTCCCCGACGCCTGCAGTTTGCATCTCTGTGGGTGGAACTCTTACAAAAACTGCACCACTGTCTCTGTTCTCTGTGTTCACCAGTAGCAGGACACCCCATGGCCTTATGTCCCTTCTGGCCGCAGTTGTAACAGGTCAGCTTTCCTTCACAGCCAAGTCTTCCTTTTACTTTCATCACGCTGTCATCACCTGAGCTGGCAGAACTAAACTTTTCTGTGCTTTCATAGCTCCTTAGTTTTGTTTTAAACTCAGCAAAGGTCAACTTTTCATCACTTTGGGTAATGTGGATAGAGAATGGTTTAAATGAGTCTGGCAAACCTTTCAGAGTCATTGCAATCAATAAACCATCACTTAAAGTTTCTTCTGCATGTCTCAGTGCTGTGATGGCAGTCTCTGCACGAATAATATAGTCTGTGACGCTCTCATTTACAGCTTTTTGAAGGGATGTAAGCTCTGTGTATAGGTTGATCACACGGGGCTTCCCCTTACCAGCATAATGGTCTCTCAGAATCTGTAGGGCCTTCCTACCATCGTCAGCTGCATCTCTCATCACCAGTGACAGGCTTTTGTCATCCAACACTTGAATCAGTTCAGCATAGACCTCTTCATTTCTTTTGGCGTCTTGTTCTGcaccctcgtcctcctcgtctgGCTCTTGCAGTATGGTGCTCTTCAGACCTTGTAGACGCAGGTACGCAAGGAACTTAGTTTCCCACAACTCATATTTTCTCTCATCTCCATCGAAACATAAACGATTCCATCGGCTTCCAAACTCTTTTCTGGGCCCATAACCTGTTGACGCTGCCATATCTTAAAGGCTGGAATAGCCAACAGAAAGTACCATGATAGaggaaaaagacacacacacagccactggaTTGCATTCAACTGGCATTACCCGAACCTTCACAGGCAGCAGTCATTTATTGATTAGATTAGGTGCACCTGTGTGCAACAGCACACAGAGGGCAACATCAAGAGCACATTCgagaacacaaatgttatgcaacagtttaacacacacgcacgcacgtacacacgtactacacaaacacacacatttacacccaccacacaccgacacacacacccccacacccgcacacacttTTGTCTGTGTACGAAGGCAGCTACACACAGTCATCCTCATAACGTCATGGAGCTTTGCTCCGTAAGGCTCACACACAGGGCTGTAGTGTAAACACACCCTGCCACACGCCTGCCAGCACACACAAGCTTCCTCTGCCACAGGAACAAAGAGCTGGTTTATACGGACTGTGTTTTTGTGCCACTGGTCATAGGAGCCATAGCCTCCTAGCCTGGTCACAGTCCCCcccacagtgtgtttgtgtgtgtgtgtgtgtaggagagtcagctgtgtgtgtgtgtgcgtgcaggaaACATTtcagctgggtgtgtgtgtgtgtgtgtgtgtggacgggggtgtcagctctgtgtgtgtgtgtgtgtatgggtgtgtcaGCTGTATGGGTACAAGCAAGTCTCTGTGGTGTATGCAAACGCTGaaacaggcatgcaaacaccCACTGACCCACCACATACAAGTACCTATTTGATTGGaagacatacaaacaaacacacacacacacaaccatgcacacccacgcacacacgcacacaaacatcccTCTGTGATACACAGGGGCGTACTAACATTCATTCAGAGCCTGAGTTTGGAGGTGGGCCTAAGCATGAGCCTCCTACCTCTTTAACAAGGTCCACATTCATCCACCCAGTCTGTCCCttatcccccctcctctctaccccagcGAGGCAGGCCTCCATCCAGCCTCCCCCACCCAAACTCCTTTCCTCTTGATCCTCTTTTCCTTTTCCCCCTAACAGGCAGTAGCGACCCACCTCCCAGCCGCTCTTTATTGGATGTCCCGTTTCATTGAGCGTGATGGAAATGTTTCCCCGTTGCCGTGGCGACCGGGCCTGATGCCCAAGGCAATTCGTGGAGACCCTTGGTCAGCCCAGTGAGGTCACAGCCCCGGGGGGTGCTAAGCAACGAGGCTGACGGGCAGGGGAGACAGCCAGTCAGATGACGAGGCTCAGTGAGATGACTACAGGCTGaactctctgctcccctccccaaAAGCTGCACCCAAGGCTAGGAAGCAGTGAGGGGATCAACCTGTGCctccagctgcacacacacacagacacacagacacacacacacacagacacacacacagactcacacagacaaacacacactgctgacatTGTGCGGCACTGCCAACACTGTTGTtgttatgtatgtgtttgttagtAAACACTTCCACTCTAAGATTCTAATCTCCGTCTAATCGAGCCTCATCATCTGATCTCTTTTCAACCAACCAGATAATCTGTCTGGGACTGCTCAGATGAACTCCACTGGCCTTTGGGTCGGCGAGAGCTGGAGTGTGGacatgcgtgtgtctgtgtcatccTTTTGGTTTCAAAAAGTGTCACTTTATATCAATCTTTGTTCACTGTTTTTGAACGCGCTGTCCCTTGAggccctgtgcgtgtgtgtacgtgcatgtgtgtgaacgtgtatgGGCAAAGACGTGGAGAGGAGTgtcgggaggagagagggagagaagagaaggagagagacggggtgagaaggagagacatggagacgagagggagagaagaggatcggagagtgagaagagagaaggagaggtgtgaaggggagggagacgatgaggacagagggagaggtgtaacggggaggaggagggtgaggagaatgagaggagagagggagaggagtgatggggaggaggagggtgaagagggagagaggagagaaggagagagtgagtgggcagttagagagggtgagggtgaggagggggagaggagagaaggagagagtgagtgggcagttagagagggtgaggatggCCAGCCATCTCCATGACTCCCTGCCTCTGTGCTCCTGACCCAGATTACAGCACATTAAACAGCTTTCTGTCAACTCCTCTGGCTAGTCTCAgatccctccctctgctccctgtGCCAACtcaccgctctctccctctctctctttctctctctctttttctctttctttttctttctctctttcttcttttctcaTTCCCTCAGCTCTCTCTAATTGTGAAGATTGCTGGGGTGGATGCATGCatgtaaatgcacacacacacacacacacccacacacacacacacacacacacacacacacacacacacacacacacacacacacacacacacacacacacacacacacacacacactgatagtaAATGCGGTGTACTACGCCAGGCTGAGCTGGCCAAATGGAGCTGGCTAATTATAGCCAATAAACTGCCCTGATCTGTGCAATTAAGCTTTCAGTAATGGAGTAGAGGGCTGCTGTGACATTGATGAATGGGCGATTAGAAAGCTGCCCTTTAGCTCGCCCACACAATGCAGCCCACAGCCAGGGAGGACAGAGGCAGCACAGAGACACTTCTCCCTCTTGAAAAGGGCAGAAGGGAGGGTGACAGACTTAGTGCCATAGACTTAGTGAAGTGAACAGCACTTCTTAATAATACTTTTAGATATTATTATAAATTATATAATATTATTAACTTGACGCCGAGACCTGAGACTTGTGTTCCTAGCCTGTAGGCCGGGCGACACCCCTGCCCCCACTCCTCATAAGACTGGTATTTGCTGGATGGAGTTTTTGCATTTGTATAttgcatatattatatatttgtatattgcaatatatgcaTATATTGATAATGgccaagatgtggtctgattggttgttcccTGGACAATAGTTGGGAATCGCGAATCGATCTTCTCTAAATTCTTGATCTCCCGGGGCTTCTCCTCAGCTTTGGCTGTCTTACATCTTACTCTTTCTAAAAATAATACTGTTTACCCCTCTTGCTTTAAACCTAGGGGAATTGTTTTGtctgtttggccaatattaaaACCCCCTACAAGGCTAACTATTGTTGTAggagtctgttctgtcatttagaaaaaaaaaaaatcctctgtGATGTTTGACTTGTTAGACATTCTCTTTGATATGTTTCTTATTTCCATTCAAGGTGTATCCAGAGTGTGTCCAGGGTATACTAAGTGCATATTAAGGATATTTCCTTAATATGAGGTATATTAAGAGCATACGCAGGTAGATTCCCCCTAGGTCAGGCAGATTTCGGTATAAGCTGAACACGCTCTCATTCGACGTCAGTGCTGGTAGTTCTCACAGGGAGATGACAGGAACAGCATCAATAATTTAGAGAAAGCTGTAGCCgtctttttctctgtcctccCCAAAACCTCcggtgtctctccctctctctcttttttgctgTATTTGGATGTTCTAAGAGGGTCTCCTTCCCTCGTCTTCTCCTGTCCCTCGATGTCTATGACAGGAACACCTTTACCTTATCCTTGTCGAAGCTAATTGTTGTTTCCAAAAGGTCCTTTGAGGGTTTGTCATTTTATATCAGTCTTTGTTCACTGTTTTGGAATGCGCTTCTCCCTTGAGGCCGAGTGCTAATTGaaatgtgtggctgtgtgtctgtcagtgtctgactctccctctctctgtgtgagatctctgtctctcaaacacacccacacacacacacacacacacacacacacacagataaaataGATGATTGGTGCTCTGAATTTTTCAATAAAGGGCTAAGAGTTTTTGAGAGGATGATTGGTTAGACCGCACAGCCAGGCAAGGTGAACCATGACACATACATGAGCTGAAGGAGAAACAGCCTTGGGGAGAAAGTTCTTCAGCCCGACATTACTGTCTGGATCGACCAAATTCCCTCTTTGAACTTCTTTGAAGGCTTTTGTTTTTAGTGGTTATTATCTTTTGTCGTGGATGGAGCCTTAAGCCCACTCTGAAACACTTCCTATCTTTGTCTCTGTCCTCTAGAGGATAaaccctctttgtctctctcttcccctttctctctctctccctcgttccatctccctccgtctctcccccttccgtctctctctctttctttctctctctctctccctcgttccatctccctccgtctcttccccttccgtctctctctctccagagtaaAGAGTCAGTGATTTAGAACTAGGAGACAGGTACCAATTAGGTGAAACGGAACCAAGGCTCAGAACCTCGGAACGTACTCTAATCCACCCAGTTGCCGAGGCGACAGGCCCACAGCTGACTGGCTCTTGTTAACCTGCCAGCTAGGTTTTTATGACCACGTCAGAGCCATCATGGCACAGCGCAGGGAGGTCCATTGGCAGCTGAGGGACCGGCTCCTACACCTGGCCTTCTGCAGCTGGCCTCCAGTCCTCCCCACcatgtctgactgcctgtccTACTGCTTCTGCTGGTGTCGGACTGCCAACGGTCCACATCAAAATGGGCGTAATATAGAAGACTGCAACTTCAGAGGAATGGTTTATTTCAGATGAAGTGTCGACCTACGGTGATGATGATACCCAAGTGACGATCGAGCACAGCGATGTTGAAATTGGACGGGCAATTTCCTCTCGTATCGTGTGAAGATGAATGGAttgttgagatgtgtgtgtgtgtgtgtgtgtgtgggggggggggatggttgtCCCAGGGTGGGATGAGAGGACAGTGGCAGACTGGCTTTCCTCCCACATCCGGTGAGACGCCCCACAAACCTCTGCTTCCTCTCCGCCAGGGACGCTGGCTGCGTTGGTCATGACTGGATACCAagtgctcttagaacgttccctCTCTGCGGTTCCCCTGCTCCGGTGCCCTGGGGAGGGCCGCAGACAAGGCTGCGAGGGAGAACGTCTCCCTGAACAGAAATGTCATCATTTCAGCAGAGGCTTGAGATGTTTTCATGATGACGTTGCTAGCACCATTCTTTTTCTCGTGAATTGCATTGTCATCTGAGTCCTTGATGACTGTATGATCCCGGGAAAATCCGGGCTTGATATTGCCCATTAGACATCGAAGTCGACAAAACGAGTGTATTCTACTCACCACATCTGATGACCTCATCTTATATAATGTCACCATTGCCCTCATTTCCCCctcgcatctctctctctttatctgtgaTGCTCTTAATCTACCATTTCTATTTATGGGACATGTTGCGCTAAGCCAGGATTTAATTTACAGTTTGGACGACAGACCAGCCTATGGAGATTAATCTCTCTAGT contains:
- the LOC124488946 gene encoding uncharacterized protein LOC124488946 — its product is MAASTGYGPRKEFGSRWNRLCFDGDERKYELWETKFLAYLRLQGLKSTILQEPDEEDEGAEQDAKRNEEVYAELIQVLDDKSLSLVMRDAADDGRKALQILRDHYAGKGKPRVINLYTELTSLQKAVNESVTDYIIRAETAITALRHAEETLSDGLLIAMTLKGLPDSFKPFSIHITQSDEKLTFAEFKTKLRSYESTEKFSSASSGDDSVMKVKGRLGCEGKLTCYNCGQKGHKAMGCPATGEHREQRQWCSFCKSSTHRDANCRRRGRDNVKQAVDEEDHTFAFKVGQVDDAPVGGLKKRGLMVDTGATSHIVTDMAQFRSFDPGFKPQKHILELADGERTSGIALKRGLANVSLMDSRGRAVDTMLTKALYVPSFPQDIFSVKAATA